The Acidimicrobiia bacterium genome window below encodes:
- a CDS encoding ABC transporter permease translates to MLTYLGRRALYAIPIILVASFLTFAFVRATFDPTAKLRQSREAASAIRAERARLGLNQPLVEQYGTWLGRFLRGDWGTSERTREPVSSQIGRALGNTAQLVVWGVLVAAVAAVAIGVYSALRQYSVFDYTFTGLSFIGLALPPFWFGLLAIEFLAVGPKQWFHLSEPPLFFINLHSSSGGALDYARHLVLPVLTLTVQIIAGWSRFQRASMLDVMSSSYIRTARAKGVPRRRVVLRHGLRNALIPLVTVMALDIGALFGGLIVTEKIFSIPGMGKLFLDSLLAGDATTLTAWLVVTAAFIVAFNLLADVAYGWLDPRIRLA, encoded by the coding sequence ATGCTGACCTACCTCGGCCGGCGCGCCCTCTACGCCATCCCGATCATCCTCGTCGCCTCGTTCCTGACCTTCGCGTTCGTTCGGGCCACGTTCGACCCGACCGCCAAGTTGCGCCAGTCCCGGGAGGCGGCGTCGGCGATCCGCGCCGAGCGGGCGCGGCTCGGCCTGAACCAGCCCCTCGTCGAGCAGTACGGCACCTGGCTCGGCCGCTTCCTGCGCGGCGACTGGGGGACGAGCGAGCGCACCCGCGAACCGGTGTCGAGCCAGATCGGGCGCGCCCTCGGCAACACCGCCCAGCTCGTGGTGTGGGGCGTGCTCGTCGCCGCGGTCGCCGCCGTCGCCATCGGCGTCTACTCGGCGCTGCGGCAGTACTCGGTGTTCGACTACACGTTCACCGGCCTCTCCTTCATCGGCCTCGCGCTCCCGCCGTTCTGGTTCGGGCTCCTCGCCATCGAGTTCCTCGCCGTCGGCCCGAAGCAGTGGTTCCATCTCTCCGAGCCGCCGCTGTTCTTCATCAACCTGCACTCGAGCAGCGGCGGCGCCCTCGACTACGCCCGGCACCTGGTCCTGCCCGTGCTCACCCTGACCGTGCAGATCATCGCCGGCTGGAGCCGGTTCCAGCGCGCCTCAATGCTCGACGTCATGTCGTCCAGCTACATCCGCACCGCCCGCGCCAAGGGCGTGCCTCGACGTCGGGTGGTGCTGCGGCACGGGCTCCGCAACGCGCTCATCCCCCTCGTCACCGTCATGGCCCTCGACATCGGCGCCCTCTTCGGCGGGCTCATCGTCACCGAGAAGATCTTCTCCATCCCCGGCATGGGCAAGCTGTTCCTCGACTCGCTCCTCGCCGGTGACGCCACCACGCTCACGGCCTGGCTCGTCGTCACCGCCGCGTTCATCGTCGCCTTCAACCTCCTCGCCGACGTCGCCTACGGCTGGCTCGACCCCCGGATCCGGCTGGCGTGA
- a CDS encoding ABC transporter permease, translating into MRPPPPATPAVPEPEPIGPSELLPAALSPVAVDGRPRPPAGRFWPRLARHRLAAASVVVLAALVVVCFGASLFAPYGPNDQHLALGAVGPSWHHWFGTDELGRDQLSRLLAAGQISLEIGLAVAVLSTVVGTAVGAAAGFVGRATDQALMRLTDLFLIVPAVAVLAIALERFGHDRLTIIWVLAALFWMYVARVVRAEVLSIKEREFVEAARASGATGPWIVLRHVLPNCVGPVVVNATLSVAAAIVAESTLSFLGFGIQLPGTSWGRMLADAEGTVGTSRSYLLYFPGLAILLTVLAVNFLGDGLRDAFDPEGGAA; encoded by the coding sequence GTGAGGCCGCCCCCGCCCGCGACGCCCGCGGTCCCCGAGCCCGAGCCGATCGGGCCGTCGGAGCTGCTCCCCGCCGCGCTGTCCCCGGTGGCGGTCGACGGCCGGCCCCGCCCGCCGGCCGGGCGCTTCTGGCCGCGCCTGGCCCGCCACCGGCTGGCGGCGGCGTCGGTCGTCGTCCTCGCGGCCCTGGTCGTGGTGTGCTTCGGCGCCTCGCTCTTCGCCCCGTACGGCCCGAACGACCAGCACCTCGCCCTCGGCGCGGTCGGGCCGTCCTGGCACCACTGGTTCGGCACCGACGAGCTCGGCCGCGACCAGCTGTCGCGGCTCCTTGCCGCCGGTCAGATCTCCCTCGAGATCGGCCTGGCGGTGGCGGTCCTCTCGACCGTGGTCGGCACCGCCGTCGGGGCCGCGGCCGGGTTCGTCGGCCGGGCCACCGACCAGGCCCTGATGCGACTCACCGACCTGTTCCTCATCGTCCCCGCCGTCGCGGTCCTCGCCATCGCCCTCGAGCGGTTCGGCCACGACCGCCTCACGATCATCTGGGTGCTGGCGGCGCTGTTCTGGATGTACGTGGCCCGCGTCGTCCGTGCCGAGGTCCTCTCGATCAAGGAGCGGGAGTTCGTCGAGGCGGCCCGGGCCTCCGGCGCCACCGGGCCCTGGATCGTGCTGCGCCACGTCCTCCCGAACTGCGTGGGACCCGTCGTCGTGAACGCCACCCTCTCGGTGGCGGCGGCCATCGTCGCCGAGTCGACGCTCTCGTTCCTCGGCTTCGGGATCCAGCTGCCCGGCACGTCGTGGGGGCGCATGCTCGCCGACGCCGAGGGGACCGTCGGGACGTCCCGGTCGTACCTCCTCTACTTCCCGGGTCTGGCCATCCTCCTCACCGTGCTGGCGGTCAACTTCCTCGGCGACGGGCTGCGGGACGCGTTCGACCCGGAGGGCGGCGCGGCGTGA